The DNA window CAAGGCCAAACGGGTGATCTACCTGCACATGACCGGTTCGCCGCCGCATCTGGACCTGCTCGACTACAAGCCGGAACTGGTCAAACGCGATGGCCAGGATTGCCCTGCACAATTCCTGGAAGGGAAGCGGTTTGCCTTTACGTCGGGCGTACCCAAGCTGCTGGGCACGCCGCGCAAATTCCAACAGTTTGGCGAGAACGGCATGTGGATGTCCGACGCCTTGCCCAACCTGCAGAAGGTCGCCGACGAGCTGTGCGTGGTCAACTCCATGAACACCGACCAGTTCAACCACGCTCCAGCCGAGTTGCTCGTCTATACCGGATCGGCCCGGCCTGGTCGGCCTTCCCTCGGCGCCTGGGTGACGTACGGTCTGGGAAGCGAAAGCGAAAACCTGCCCGGCTTCGTTGTGCTGATTTCTTCCGGCGTGCAGCCCAACGGCGGCAAGAACTCCTTCGGCTCCGGCTTTCTTCCCTCCGTTTACCAGGGCGTGCAGTGCCGCTCCCAGGGCGATCCCGTTTTGTACGCTTCCGACCCGGCCGGCATGGATCGGGCCATGCGCCGCCTCAGCCTGGATGCGCTCCGCAATCTGAACCAGCTGCAGGCGGATGAACTGGGCCACCCGGAAACGCTGACCCGCATCGCGCAGTACGAACTGGCGTACCGGATGCAAATGTCGGTGCCCGAGGTGATGGACCTGTCGCAAGAACCCCAGGCCGTGCTCGACGCCTACGGGGCGAAGCCGGGCGCTTCAAGCCTGGCCAACAATTGCCTGCTGGCCCGCCGTCTGGTCGAGTCGGGCGTACGGTTTGTGCAGCTGTTCGACTGGGGCTGGGACTTCCACGGAACGGGCGCCGGCACGGGACTGGAGCAGGGACTAACCGACAAGTGCGCGACCATGGATCAACCGGTCGCAGCTCTGATTTCCGATCTCAAGCAGCGGGGCTTGCTGGAAGATACGCTTATTGTCTGGGGTGGTGAGTTCGGCCGCACTCCATTCCGTGAGGGACGCACGGCCAAAAGCAAGGTGCTGGGCCGCGACCACTTCCCCGATGTGTACACCATGTGGATGGCCGGCGGCGGCGTCAAAGGCGGCTACGTCCATGGCGCCTCTGACGAACTGGGCTTCTCGGTCGCCCGCGACAAGGTTCATATTCACGACCTCCAGGCGACCATCCTGCGACTGCTGGGTTTTGACCACGAACGCCTGACCTATCGCTTCCAGGGTCGCGATTATCGCCTGACCGATGTCCATGGCAGCGTGGTAAACGAACTGATCGCCTGATCCGCCGACGCGGCGTCCTGGAGTCTGCTTTTCATGATGTGCGTGCTTCCTTTGTGCCCGCGGTTGCGGCCCGAGCTGCTTTCTTCGTCCCTGTCCGCCATGGCGGCGACGCTGCTGGTCATTGCGTTGCTCGCGGGCCAGCCATGCCAGGCGGGCGAGATCGATTACAGCCGCGATATCCGGCCGATCCTCAGCGATAACTGCTTCCAATGCCACGGCCCCGACGAAGGCTCCCGCGAGGCGGATTTGCGGCTGGACCTGAAAGCCGACCTGTTCCGCCAGCAGGACGGCCACGCCATTGTCGCCGCCGGTAAACCTGACGGGAGCGAGCTTTTTCGCCGCATCGCCGCCGACGACGCGGACGAACGGATGCCGCCGTCCGACTCTAACCTGTCCTTGTCCGCGACCGAGATCGCCACCATCAAAGCCTGGATCGAACAAGGGGCCGTCTACAAACAGCATTGGGCGTTTGAACCGCCCGTCGCTCCCACGCCGCCGCCGGTCGCGGCGACCGTCGTACTGCTGGAGAAGCAGCAGGCGACCATGCCGGCGCCAGCATCGGACGCGTCCGTGCCTGCAGCCGAGTTGATTGACTGGGGACAGGATCCGCTCGACCAGTTCATCCTGCGGCGGCTGGCGGAGGAAGGAAGAACGCCGTCCCGCCCGGCCGACAAAGCGCGGCTGCTTCGCCGTGTGTCGCTCGACCTGACGGGACTTCCGCCCACGCCGGCCGAGGTGAAAGCTTTCCTGGACGATGCCTCGCCGGAGGCGTATGAA is part of the Lignipirellula cremea genome and encodes:
- a CDS encoding DUF1501 domain-containing protein; this encodes MLSLAQLQQSSRRHFLKSSGLALGSIALGSLLRGEASGAPLPADPLAARPAPLPAKAKRVIYLHMTGSPPHLDLLDYKPELVKRDGQDCPAQFLEGKRFAFTSGVPKLLGTPRKFQQFGENGMWMSDALPNLQKVADELCVVNSMNTDQFNHAPAELLVYTGSARPGRPSLGAWVTYGLGSESENLPGFVVLISSGVQPNGGKNSFGSGFLPSVYQGVQCRSQGDPVLYASDPAGMDRAMRRLSLDALRNLNQLQADELGHPETLTRIAQYELAYRMQMSVPEVMDLSQEPQAVLDAYGAKPGASSLANNCLLARRLVESGVRFVQLFDWGWDFHGTGAGTGLEQGLTDKCATMDQPVAALISDLKQRGLLEDTLIVWGGEFGRTPFREGRTAKSKVLGRDHFPDVYTMWMAGGGVKGGYVHGASDELGFSVARDKVHIHDLQATILRLLGFDHERLTYRFQGRDYRLTDVHGSVVNELIA